From a region of the Candidatus Woesearchaeota archaeon genome:
- a CDS encoding HlyC/CorC family transporter has translation MIIEIVVFFFFVALSAFSSCAETAFMAVSSLKVETLAKEKVKGAQTLLHLKQKPREFIITILIGNNIVNAAAASLATVLATSLFDSNGVVIATGITAFIILTFGEIIPKSFATSHAEPIALFLAPMGIIAIKVLYPFVIIFEWLTKLFLKMFGGHKAAPLYSESELRTLVELGVRENRLGNTEKVFIEGILDFKQNVVKDVMTPKRRMFSLDENLTVEAAVHEINKREHTRTPIYSGSKENIVGIVYLKDLLQALAEHKQEVKIREIAKKPLFVEENYPIKRLFKELKGRHVHIAIALNKKRELKGLVTMEDIIEEIVGDIFDEKDISPTLIKRIKKNIIIVHGDTEIEDINAFFNIRLPYDQKINTLNQFLETLKKKEWQEGMKVRFNELTFIIREVEEKKPVKIFIEKK, from the coding sequence ATGATAATCGAAATTGTTGTTTTTTTCTTCTTTGTGGCGCTCTCCGCGTTCTCATCATGCGCAGAAACCGCATTCATGGCGGTAAGTAGTTTGAAAGTAGAGACATTGGCAAAAGAGAAAGTCAAGGGAGCGCAAACACTGCTCCATCTTAAACAAAAACCAAGAGAATTTATTATTACCATTCTTATTGGCAATAATATTGTGAATGCTGCAGCTGCTTCTCTCGCAACTGTTCTCGCGACATCTTTATTCGATAGTAATGGTGTTGTTATCGCGACAGGGATTACAGCTTTTATTATTCTTACATTTGGGGAGATTATTCCTAAAAGCTTCGCGACAAGCCATGCGGAACCTATTGCGCTGTTTCTTGCGCCTATGGGAATCATCGCAATTAAAGTACTTTATCCTTTTGTCATCATATTTGAATGGCTTACCAAGCTCTTTCTCAAAATGTTTGGTGGTCATAAAGCAGCGCCCCTTTACTCTGAATCGGAACTGCGAACGCTTGTTGAGCTCGGTGTCCGAGAAAACAGACTTGGCAATACAGAAAAGGTATTTATTGAAGGGATTCTTGATTTTAAACAAAATGTAGTGAAAGATGTTATGACGCCAAAACGGCGTATGTTTTCCCTCGATGAAAATCTTACTGTCGAAGCTGCTGTCCATGAAATCAACAAGCGCGAGCATACAAGAACACCTATTTATTCTGGCTCAAAAGAAAATATTGTTGGCATTGTGTATCTGAAGGATTTGCTTCAGGCGCTTGCGGAACACAAACAAGAAGTGAAAATACGCGAGATCGCGAAAAAACCCCTTTTTGTTGAGGAAAATTATCCTATCAAACGTTTGTTTAAAGAATTGAAAGGACGACACGTGCATATCGCGATTGCGCTCAACAAAAAGCGAGAATTAAAAGGACTTGTCACTATGGAAGACATTATTGAAGAGATTGTTGGCGACATCTTTGATGAAAAAGATATTTCTCCTACTTTAATCAAGCGTATCAAAAAGAACATAATCATTGTTCATGGGGATACAGAGATTGAAGACATTAACGCGTTCTTTAACATTAGACTTCCTTACGATCAAAAAATAAACACGCTCAACCAGTTCCTTGAGACATTGAAGAAGAAAGAATGGCAGGAAGGAATGAAAGTTCGCTTTAATGAATTGACTTTTATTATTCGCGAAGTTGAGGAGAAGAAACCTGTTAAAATTTTTATTGAGAAGAAATAA